One segment of Engraulis encrasicolus isolate BLACKSEA-1 chromosome 7, IST_EnEncr_1.0, whole genome shotgun sequence DNA contains the following:
- the oafb gene encoding out at first protein homolog — MSLVEFPRDFGMYARQNLSAILTTLLFILTLFLAVGICSDLKVLVRLSDGQITEETLEADSERDVITVEFKQGDGTLITVLADFKRHVKIFRALVLGEPERGQTQYQALCFITHLDAREFIPTESMARLRQKNSHVVRSADEKRGVEQLRMDVGVNLTHAWHLSAHIRNACGEAQQAYTSQEDVTRWTARGVDRSMFEVQLPQVPTDHQQPPTAAPAPPPPPVCSSGAAGPWQPCLCSYHLRLEWYPCLLKYCRGRGPSPYKCGIRSCSKGFRFTFPTPWRQLCLWDEEAEGEGA; from the exons ATGAGTTTGGTGGAGTTCCCCAGAGATTTTGGAATGTACGCGCGACAGAATTTGTCAGCCATACTGACGACTTTGCTCTTCATTTTGACATTATTTTTAGCGGTGGGTATTTGTTCAGACCTTAAAGTATTAGTTCGTTTGAGTGATGGACAAATTACAGAGGAAACATTGGAGGCGGACAGCGAGAGGGATGTTATCACTGTGGAATTCAAGCAAGGAGACGGTACTCTCATAACAGTTTTGGCCGACTTTAAACGG CATGTGAAGATCTTCCGAGCGCTGGTGCTGGGGGAGCCGGAGCGGGGTCAGACTCAGTACCAGGCCCTGTGCTTCATCACGCACCTGGATGCCCGCGAGTTCATCCCCACAGAGTCCATGGCTAGGCTGCGCCAG AAAAATTCCCACGTGGTGCGCTCAGCGGACGAGAAGCGGGGCGTGGAGCAGCTGCGCATGGACGTGGGCGTGAACCTGACGCACGCCTGGCACCTCAGCGCCCACATCCGCAACGCCTGTGGAGAGGCCCAGCAGGCATACACCAGCCAGGAAGACGTCACCCGCTGGACCGCCAGAG GCGTGGACAGGTCCATGTTCGAGGTCCAGCTTCCACAAGTCCCGACAGACCACCAACAACCCCCCACCGCTGCTCccgctcctccccctcccccggtGTGCTCCTCGGGGGCCGCGGGtccctggcaaccctgcctgtgctcctaccACCTGCGCCTGGAGTGGTACCCCTGCCTCCTCAAGTACTGCCGCGGCCGGGGGCCGAGCCCGTACAAGTGCGGCATCCGGAGCTGCAGCAAGGGCTTCCGCTTCACCTTCCCCACGCCGTGGCGCCAGCTCTGCCTCTGGGAcgaggaggcggagggggagggggcgtAG